Proteins from a genomic interval of Crassostrea angulata isolate pt1a10 chromosome 7, ASM2561291v2, whole genome shotgun sequence:
- the LOC128155462 gene encoding uncharacterized protein LOC128155462 — MLYFCNRGRENLRGMKKSDYVIRKDHDSRRYVACTTAKLTKNHRGLNCNDDDQDGGRMYEQPGNSNCPVMSFEKYIAKLNADCDSLWQRPKTSIDDHSPVWYDNMVVGKNVLGSMMQRISKDAGLTCVYTNHCIRATCITMLDECGYESRHIIGISKHKSESSLKHYSSKLSNSKKRNMSDALTTKLSVCKSAPIQHTPLQQIENNLMPDLASNVQELQDIVDVDDRDLAAILDNPMFGNLHETGISIPNVKTAKSVFSFHGCNITIHNN; from the exons atgttGTACTTTTGCAACCGAGGAAGAGAAAATCTTCGTGGAATGAAAAAGAGTGACTATGTAATCCGGAAGGACCATGACAGCAGGAGGTATGTCGCATGCACCACTGCAAAGCTAACAAAGAATCATAGAGGTCTGAATTGTAATGATGATGACCAGGATGGAGGAAGGATGTATGAGCAACCCG gAAATTCCAATTGTCCAGTTATGAGTTTTGAGAAGTATATCGCCAAGCTAAATGCAGACTGCGACTCTCTATGGCAACGTCCAAAGACAAGCATTGATGATCATTCACCTGTTTGGTATGACAATATGGTTGTTGGAAAGAATGTCTTAGGAAGTATGATGCAGAGGATTAGCAAAGATGCAGGACTTACATGTGTGTATACTAATCATTGCATACGAGCCACCTGCATAACCATGCTGGATGAATGTGGCTACGAGTCTCGACACATTATTGGTATTTCTAAACATAAATCAGAAAGCAGCTTAAAACATTATTCCTCCAAATTAAGCAATTCCAAAAAACGCAATATGTCAGATGCCTTAACAACAAAATTATCCGTATGCAAGTCCGCGCCAATTCAACATACACCCCTTCAACAAATTGAGAACAATTTAATGCCAGATTTAGCCTCAAATGTGCAAGAACTCCAGGACATTGTCGATGTTGATGACAGAGATTTAGCTGCCATTCTTGACAACCCCATGTTTGGAAATCTTCATGAAACTGGAATCAGCATTCCTAATGTTAAAACAGCTAAATCTGTTTTTTCTTTCCATGGCTGCAACATTACAATACACAATAACTAA